AACAGCAGAAAGCCGACACCTGGAAACCAAACACAAAAGTCACCCGTTACCATGGATACCACAGCGGAAGtaagagaaaaggaagagacaaacccacagcagcagacTTCCTCACcaccaacacagagagagagagagagagagagagagagaagagagaaacagtgagagagagaaggaaaaaaaaaaaaagagacagatggagagcaGCTATGTAAAAGTGTACTCCCAGGGTTCCAGCAGCATAAGAGTACAGCAGGTGGGGGTCATTCTGGTCTCACCTGACCGATACCTGCCCAGGGCTGAGGGCAGGGGGGCAGTTAGGGCTGTTTTGCCCCAGCGGGAGGGGCAGTGCCACCCCTGGAGACGACAGGGGGGTGAGGGAGTCCTGATTTGGAGCTCTACTGCCACGCAAATGCCCCAAAGAGGGCAGGAGAAGAGaatcaaacacacgcacacacactcaatcattcAGTCAAACACTAAATTACTGAcgtgtaacacacacaggccccatgTGAACAGTGAGGGGTGGAGGGACGACAGAAGTGCTGGACTGGATATGTGCaattaaagacacacaccagaactCCACGTGTACATCATCACCCTTAATCACAGCTGATTTCAAACAGGTGATCGAACTTCATGCACAAGATAGTTTAGGGAACAATCTTACCACGGGTGTATATGTGGTTCTGCATCTATGTAGGGatgttaatctgtgtgtgtatatattagggctgtcaatagattaaaaaaaattaactaattaatgtcacattttgaaattcattgatCTAGATTAAttgcgattaaaagtttgtttgtttttttacttccaatgaaaaatatctcaatttccatacattgtcaatcaaatgaactgtgacacccaggtaattgtcattgctgactgatgtccagtggtcaccagtaagggtgacggtggcagcttgctcgaggagctgaatttttcgtgctctctcgccgtcataaaaggaatgtatgcgagacacaatggtgcccctcgacagtaaatcgtaagagttgtctcctgaagcaattcgaatcacctcagtcagcccaacgtccttaactatgttgatggtccgacagtcaccggcaacccaaactgctaaagcgttggtaaccttttcacggactggtctagttattttactagagaagtcgtagagtgtgggttggcaaccatctaacctgggactgctttctgtcgggtgctttcggtgataacttaaagacgagctgcttctgtgatagctaaattcaatttgacaaatgctacatacaactttagttttgtcgattgttccgtaattttgcctattaaacagaaactttccgcccaaactttcttcaactaccgcagtggttgtcaaactttttctgtcattccccactttgaacaaggggggctattggtaggcgaagccccctacttacattgcccgaggggacacaggttcaagtctggcctgatgtaatttcccaatcctcttctccgcatcgcttcctgtcataacttcataactatccaaataaaggcattaaaaaaaaaatatatatatatatatatatatttaaattgcGATAATtgcattaaaatattttatcgagttaatcgcggccgcattaatcgcatagattaacgcgttaacgctgacagccctagtatatatatatatatatatttgcaccaatgtatgtatacaaatttgtgtacatttgtccataatgtgttcatgtgagtatgaaggtgtttatctgtacaaatgcacaaatgtctgatgcaatgtgtgtgtgtgtttatgtgtgtgtgtgtgtgtgtgtgtgtgtgtgtgtgtgtgtgtgtgtgtgtgtgtgtgtgtgcgcgtgtgcacgGCAGGGCTACTATGACTTACTTGACATTGGCATTGGTGCAGATGATGTACTCAATCTCCTCCGAGAAGGGGTTCTGGAACGTGAAGGAGCTGGTTCTCATCCAGACCCACTCGTGTGTTTTCGAGCGGAACCGAAACATCACAGACATCACCTGCCCTCTCAACTTCACCACCTGAACATAAACAGAGCAGGGGCATGCGTGAGATAGCAGAGAGATagcgctgagagagagagagagatgtgtatatgtacacacagacacaaacaaacaaacaaattcacaCCTGCTGCAGACTGTCTCGAAGTAAACCCTGGTCTTCTGGATGGGCCAGTTCAAGAATGTTCTTTCCCAGGAGTTCCTGCAGAatgcatgtgcgcacacacacacacacacacacacacacacacacacacacaaatgaaattaaatatttcAACTCCACAATATGCTATATCCACACTCTTCTTACATCTACAAAGCAGGCAGGCATCCCCATGTTAAAGTTGCGGTGAGCTCCACTGTGAGATAAGAGTGatgccagctgtgctgtgacAGTATGGCCTGCTGGTCGTACCTGAGGCTGGAAGCCCACGGTGGTCGTGCAGCGGTGGTCCACGAAGGTGAACACACCCTGGCAGTTGTGCCGGGAGATGAACTCCACAGGGACGTTGAGGCTGCTGGCACCGGCCTCACTGGGGCAACAGTTGACCTAAACCGTACCAGTTGAGAAGCAtaaatgagcgtgtgtgtatgcacactaTTACCATTGGTCGATACAGGGCATTACagaagttctctctctctctctctctctgacacacaaacacacaaacacgcacgcacgcacgcaactGGAAAACCAAACTGTACCTGAAGTCTACCAATGGCTACCAGACAGAAGCGTTTGTTCTGATTGTTGTCTGTGTCGTCATCAGAGAGCGTCACACCTGGAAGAACCAAAAGGGTAAACAGCTGTACTCACAATCTTGGAACctcagaacaacaaaaacaccagaagaacaaaacaaaagaacccAAGAACCCAGATTGTAACGCACTCAGAATCTAAGACACTACAGCCACAGAAAACATGGAGAATTAGGGCTGCCAACTTTGAATAAGATCAAACAAACCCATAAATtgttcaaattaatttgaatgcAACGTATATTGGACATGTACCAATGAACAAAAGTTGTACACATTTTTCTGACTTAGAAAGTAGCAAATTCTCTATTGTTCTTGGAACACTCCGGCGCAACAATAACACTATCTACAGCAGTAACAATGCAACTTTTAAGATTGAAAAGTGAGTGCATACTTGGAATGTGAACAGGTTTGTTATAAATAAAAGGTTATTATTTGCTACATTGCATGTTCTATGTCATTAACAATTATTTGATCAagagaaaatgtatttcaaaataGAAAATATTACACCTCATAACCTCAAAAAGTGACAGCCGTATAGAGAATGTCAGAACCTTAAACAACAGAAGTATATTTTGAAGAACtgccattaacacacatatatcataCCTGCGGGTGGCCATGATTTGATGTATCCAGTGCAGTGCACCACCACATACTGGGGCTCCCCCTCCTTGGCCGGACCCAGACCGTTCCTGTCCAACAGACAAGGGGCGAGAGTGAGCATGAGTGAGCAGGAGTGAGCAAGAGTGCGCAAGAGTGAGCAGGAGTGAGCAAGAGTGAGCAAGAGTGAGCAGGAGTGAGCTGTGTGCGAGTCAGCAAACACATGCAGCATTGGGAGATGCTAAAGAGGCACAACAGCAGGGGGCGCTAATAACCATTATCCATTAACCGCCGTGATTCCACCAGTGCAGGCTAGGGCTATCCTCGGGTCAATCAGTGCTAATGGCCTGAGGCCTGAAGCCGCGACAACAAACACCATTTGAGTTTCTACTATCGGGCCGATAGCCCCGGAGTATTGCCCTAAAACTAGGCATAGTTCACATTAGATACCAAGCTAGTGTCAATTGTTTACATAAGTGAAGTTAAGGTTAGCCTGTGTTAAAAGTGCACTATTCAATAAATTAGCGTCCACAATCATACAGTAATTTGATGTTAATTAAACATGTATACATATCGTGTTCATTTGAGTCAGCTGAGGTTTGTACTGAGACATGTTGAAATTAGATCCATTACAATGTAACGCAACTGGCCTTAGCATGGACTGGCTCGCCCGGATTTGGCCTGATCGTGGAAACAGCGCTAGTGATGGTTAAGAACGAGTGCAAGGCTGAGTAGATAATGACAAGCCAGCAGATAATAAGAACACTGAAGAGCCTGTAGCACAAGCACTAATCACCTGTTTCTGCTCCTGAGAAAGTTCAGTCTGTTCATTGACACTGGTTCCACTGGACATACCCCAAtcctgtacagacacacacgcaggcacacgcgcgcgcgcgcgcacacgcacacacacacacacacacacacacacacacacacacacacacacacacacacacacacacaaatgaatgaacaaatagaAGGTGCATCGACAATCATAGGAtaaggcagctgtgtgtgtgtctatgtgtgtgtcctatgaTCTGATTGGAAGGCAGCGGGTTTGGGGGCAGGGGTGGAGCCTCACCTCATCCTGCAGATGAAGGAGCGTCGTGCGCCCATACTCATCCTCGCTGATGATGCCTGCTGTCCCTCCTTCTTCACTGTCCCCGTCTTCAGATCCAGCATACGACCTGGGGAGGGAGACAAAGACCACCACAGTGAgcaaaagatggagagagagagagagagagagacagagggtgagagagagagggagagagaaagggagcgagacagagagagggcgggagagaaataaataaataaagaaagaaagaaagaaagaaagaaagaaagacaatgacagagaaatagaaacgcagacaggaacagacagacacagaaagtcaTGCAGATGGACTGAGACGAATACATAAAcaaccagacaaacacaaatacggTCGACAGACggccacacaaagacactcataAGTcatagactgacacacacatagactgacCGTTGTTGCTGTTCTCTGACGTGGAGAGCTGCTCGCCCAGCTTCTCCTTGTCATCTGGGTGGAGCTGGTCGTAGAGAGAGGagcccagccaatcagactGTGACTGGTTCAGGACAGGCGTCACAGAGTCAGACACGTATACAACTCGACCAGAGTCGCACGACACTACAAACAGAAACCCGTCTGCCGCCTCCAGAATTAGGTGCTTCAGCTCCTGcagggagaagagacagacggagagagagacagaggaaaaaaagaaagagttggTCTGTCTTTTCTGCGtacgtgtgtatgaatgtgttacTATTACATGTGTACGCGTCTCACCTGGTCTGTGAGGAAAGCGGGCTTGTAGGTGCCGTCGGGTGTGGTGTTGCCGCCTCGGAGGGACTTCATGTGGGAGACAGCCATGCGCAGAATGGTCAGCTTGTCTGGCTTGCGGGCCAGGGCGCTGCAGGTGGGCACCATGTCCGACAGCTCCGTGATGTACGCCGTCATCTTGTTCCGCCGCCGCCGCTCGATCTCACTGTGGTTCTCCCTAGGGTCAcgacgggagaggagagaggagggggaagaagaggggaTGGATGTGGGGGATTAGGAGTGAGGGatgtgaggagagatgagaacgAAGGACAGATGCGTGGATGAAGGAGAGGCAGGGATgtagaggagaaggagagggcagaggggtgCACGGGGtcgcagaggaggaagaggaggatggaagCAAGGAGGTacagatggaggaggtggaacaGCACAGATGTGGTGggcatgaggagaggagaacagggagaCAAGGATGaggaaggtggaggagagacgGCCAACCAGATAGGGACAAAGAACATGGAGCATCATGGAATCACACATTAGACAGGGAACacagagagcaagaaggagagagaaacaagggaagaaaaggagggaaagataaacagaaagagggggagagagaaagagagagagagaaagaatacaaaaaagagagagagagagaaccgagAGTGAAAAATGGATGCACAAATAATAAACCTGCGTTAATGATCCATTCAAATGACCGACAGAAGCTCATCTTtaaaagacagtgagagtgagcgagtaCTGAGTGAGCTGAAAGAAAAAGCCTCTTCTGCACGCctgggagaaagacaggaataagggggaaaagaggggggagaagctCAAAGAAAAGACTGAAACAAACATCTGTTTGAACTACTCTGCTTCTTCTTCAGATTTCTGACAAccatcaacacaacacatgctTTGAGAAGAAAATGATGCAGCTACTAAAAACAGCAGTACTGCCTGACCCTATTAACCGATCAAGAAACTCGACGGCCATTCCAGCCTACCAAGTATTTAGTGTGTGTAAGTCACACTGAAGAATGAAGGTGGACTCCTATGGTGACAAAGTGTGGAGGAggccacacagatacagaacaCCGTTGAGAACCTGATGATGTGTGGGTCCTACCCACTGAACCATTCATATGCCCTGATCCTCTTACCAGAAGACAaaactaaatacacacacacacaatacaaatatgtgcccgcgcgcatgcacacacacacacacacacacacacacacacacacacacacacacacacacacacacacacacacacacctctttccaCTGGTCCTTCATGTCTATTCCTTCAGCATGACTTACCTGGCAAAGCGTTCTTTGTCATTTGAACtacctccatcatcatcacatctACAACAAgggagtgggagacagagaatTTCTCAAAAACAGATCAGTGACAAGTTTTATGCAAACTATAAGCCATTTCAAATGAAGGTGCTTGCCCATATGCTTATAAATCCAACGCTTACTCTTCAAAGCACCTGATATAGGAACCATATAGGTTTACttccagaagaaaagaaaaaaattacaacTAAAGTTGTTGGCACAACAAATCCAGCCTGTCCATCTAAAGCAAGCATGCTACACCTGGGGAGAATAACCCTTGAGCTAGAAAGACACACTGGATCCTAATATTTGGCCCACACAGGCCAACAGTCATGTAGAATGCACGTCAATTACCAATAAAAACATCATGCTTCAATAATATCATAAAACAAATCACTATGTTCTATTGCAGACTTACCGGAACAGTTTGCTTCCTTCATCGTCATCGAAATCAGAGCTGAAAGCAAAGGGTTTCTGTTAGTCAGCGCAGAGCTGGTGGATTGCTTAATTTTGACAATTCCAGCGAATGGGAGCGGAAGTTTTATTTTCCAACAAATACCATCTGCGTTCCAATCGAACTGTCCAAGCATACACAGTATTAGGCCTGTATTTTTCGCTGACTAATCGGTGCTGACCAGAGAGATCAATATTAtaggcaataataataataatatcagaGACAACAACGCCGAAGACTCACCCAGCCCGTCTCTTGTTGGACCCTTTCGCAACAACAGCTCCGCCGGATGGAGTTGCCACTGCTCCTAGTCCCAAAGGATGCTCATCTGGCATATCTGACAGGCAAACAAACTAATCGTCAGCGATTGCCATCACACATTAAACGTTCTTTAGCGACTTCCACTTAATACGCAATACAAAGAATGGTGTAGGAGGCTCAACAACAAAATATTTCATCTTTACTGAAAGCATCATACTGCTTCTTATAACCAACCAGCTGGtaaataacattagctagctatctagcaaACAAGGCGGCAAAATCGTCGTGAAGTGGCTTAAGACCAATTGGGAAGTTTGGCAGTTTATGGGGCATCACCTTCTAACACACAACTTCCTTCCGTTAAACAGCTAACGTTAAACTTTCTTTTGCAAACAGAGTTCAAAGCATAAAGGCTACACCGAAATACTTACCGTGATGCTTCAAGCATAGTTAATTAGCATTCAAAAACTGCTAATGTATTATATTATCAAGTCTTCTTCCATTGAAGCACAATGTCAGTTACTTGACGTTACTCTGGCATAAAGCAACCCTCACCATTGCCTGGCTAGCTTGAcataacatattttcctgtaaGGTTATTCAACATGCTATCTACAGCTACCGTAGCTCTGTCTAGGAGAATCTATTGGTATGAAGTGTAAATGTGAACATATTTTATGGATGTGTTGACACATTACTTGACAAGTTAAACGGAATAGAAGCAAGCTACATGTCAAATAGCTAGCTATATGTGACCAACAAATGCTGTCTTGTGcagttaacgttagctgacATAACACCCTTGTGTTCTGAgcaaacgttagctagctaaccccGGACAAGGTTCACACCATGATCGCACGAAATCGTCAGAAACAGGCATCGGGTTTAAAACTAATTTGTACCAAATAAGTTAAAATACCTCTTCAGAAACATGTATCGACTTAACTCATACAGTATTATGAGCACCAACCTGAGTTTGAAGAATCCATGTCCGAATAGgagaaacataaacaaaacaactttATCTGCTGAAAAATCCCCCAACCTTGTTATCTAGTAGAACTGCTCACTTAGCTCTTGATCATTCTAAgctaaaataaatatatgtgcGAACTCCAGCCgcggtcatttttttttatcatttcccCTATAATATTAATGTTGTCGAAAACC
The DNA window shown above is from Clupea harengus chromosome 11, Ch_v2.0.2, whole genome shotgun sequence and carries:
- the arnt gene encoding aryl hydrocarbon receptor nuclear translocator isoform X3; amino-acid sequence: MDSSNSDMPDEHPLGLGAVATPSGGAVVAKGSNKRRAGSDFDDDEGSKLFRENHSEIERRRRNKMTAYITELSDMVPTCSALARKPDKLTILRMAVSHMKSLRGGNTTPDGTYKPAFLTDQELKHLILEAADGFLFVVSCDSGRVVYVSDSVTPVLNQSQSDWLGSSLYDQLHPDDKEKLGEQLSTSENSNNGRMLDLKTGTVKKEGQQASSARMSMGARRSFICRMRIGVCPVEPVSMNRLNFLRSRNRNGLGPAKEGEPQYVVVHCTGYIKSWPPAGVTLSDDDTDNNQNKRFCLVAIGRLQVNCCPSEAGASSLNVPVEFISRHNCQGVFTFVDHRCTTTVGFQPQELLGKNILELAHPEDQGLLRDSLQQVVKLRGQVMSVMFRFRSKTHEWVWMRTSSFTFQNPFSEEIEYIICTNANVKAPNQDSLTPLSSPGVALPLPLGQNSPNCPPALSPGQVSVRQLQQQQQAELEGGGGREALYDSTQVAQVALPQVSAQPVGVSVNGNASNHSKPLDKGEMYTERDPHFPDLFTDQPKALPTTSAPAAQQMFPQPNTYSAAGRPPDPYRSVGLPQQMVQAPPSAGQMLAHMSRQSTPAGGAPNIASPNQAQAGALGWQGARPPFNTQQGAVPTVKSPPFGMGDFTSSPSASSSSSFGQMGSAATPIPSSAATYPTLSSSSTVTNGYSNGSQAPVQFPSRPAEAVWGQWQGQPQAQGAPNPQANQTEMFPDVLSMLDQSGNFNGEDFGEMPMFPSFNE
- the arnt gene encoding aryl hydrocarbon receptor nuclear translocator isoform X2; translated protein: MDSSNSDMPDEHPLGLGAVATPSGGAVVAKGSNKRRAGSDFDDDEGSKLFRCDDDGGSSNDKERFARENHSEIERRRRNKMTAYITELSDMVPTCSALARKPDKLTILRMAVSHMKSLRGGNTTPDGTYKPAFLTDQELKHLILEAADGFLFVVSCDSGRVVYVSDSVTPVLNQSQSDWLGSSLYDQLHPDDKEKLGEQLSTSENSNNGRMLDLKTGTVKKEGQQASSARMSMGARRSFICRMRIGVCPVEPVSMNRLNFLRSRNRNGLGPAKEGEPQYVVVHCTGYIKSWPPAGVTLSDDDTDNNQNKRFCLVAIGRLQVNCCPSEAGASSLNVPVEFISRHNCQGVFTFVDHRCTTTVGFQPQELLGKNILELAHPEDQGLLRDSLQQVVKLRGQVMSVMFRFRSKTHEWVWMRTSSFTFQNPFSEEIEYIICTNANVKAPNQDSLTPLSSPGVALPLPLGQNSPNCPPALSPGQVSVRQLQQQQQAELEGGGGREALYDSTQVAQVALPQVSAQPVGVSVNGNASNHSKPLDKGEMYTERDPHFPDLFTDQPKALPTTSAPAAQQMFPQPNTYSAAGRPPDPYRSVGLPQQMVQAPPSAGQMLAHMSRQSTPAGGAPNIASPNQAQAGALGWQGARPPFNTQGAVPTVKSPPFGMGDFTSSPSASSSSSFGQMGSAATPIPSSAATYPTLSSSSTVTNGYSNGSQAPVQFPSRPAEAVWGQWQGQPQAQGAPNPQANQTEMFPDVLSMLDQSGNFNGEDFGEMPMFPSFNE
- the arnt gene encoding aryl hydrocarbon receptor nuclear translocator isoform X1 — encoded protein: MDSSNSDMPDEHPLGLGAVATPSGGAVVAKGSNKRRAGSDFDDDEGSKLFRCDDDGGSSNDKERFARENHSEIERRRRNKMTAYITELSDMVPTCSALARKPDKLTILRMAVSHMKSLRGGNTTPDGTYKPAFLTDQELKHLILEAADGFLFVVSCDSGRVVYVSDSVTPVLNQSQSDWLGSSLYDQLHPDDKEKLGEQLSTSENSNNGRMLDLKTGTVKKEGQQASSARMSMGARRSFICRMRIGVCPVEPVSMNRLNFLRSRNRNGLGPAKEGEPQYVVVHCTGYIKSWPPAGVTLSDDDTDNNQNKRFCLVAIGRLQVNCCPSEAGASSLNVPVEFISRHNCQGVFTFVDHRCTTTVGFQPQELLGKNILELAHPEDQGLLRDSLQQVVKLRGQVMSVMFRFRSKTHEWVWMRTSSFTFQNPFSEEIEYIICTNANVKAPNQDSLTPLSSPGVALPLPLGQNSPNCPPALSPGQVSVRQLQQQQQAELEGGGGREALYDSTQVAQVALPQVSAQPVGVSVNGNASNHSKPLDKGEMYTERDPHFPDLFTDQPKALPTTSAPAAQQMFPQPNTYSAAGRPPDPYRSVGLPQQMVQAPPSAGQMLAHMSRQSTPAGGAPNIASPNQAQAGALGWQGARPPFNTQQGAVPTVKSPPFGMGDFTSSPSASSSSSFGQMGSAATPIPSSAATYPTLSSSSTVTNGYSNGSQAPVQFPSRPAEAVWGQWQGQPQAQGAPNPQANQTEMFPDVLSMLDQSGNFNGEDFGEMPMFPSFNE
- the arnt gene encoding aryl hydrocarbon receptor nuclear translocator isoform X4; translated protein: MDSSNSDMPDEHPLGLGAVATPSGGAVVAKGSNKRRAGSDFDDDEGSKLFRCDDDGGSSNDKERFARENHSEIERRRRNKMTAYITELSDMVPTCSALARKPDKLTILRMAVSHMKSLRGGNTTPDGTYKPAFLTDQELKHLILEAADGFLFVVSCDSGRVVYVSDSVTPVLNQSQSDWLGSSLYDQLHPDDKEKLGEQLSTSENSNNGRMLDLKTGTVKKEGQQASSARMSMGARRSFICRMRIGVCPVEPVSMNRLNFLRSRNRNGLGPAKEGEPQYVVVHCTGYIKSWPPAGVTLSDDDTDNNQNKRFCLVAIGRLQVNCCPSEAGASSLNVPVEFISRHNCQGVFTFVDHRCTTTVGFQPQELLGKNILELAHPEDQGLLRDSLQQVVKLRGQVMSVMFRFRSKTHEWVWMRTSSFTFQNPFSEEIEYIICTNANVKQLQQQQQAELEGGGGREALYDSTQVAQVALPQVSAQPVGVSVNGNASNHSKPLDKGEMYTERDPHFPDLFTDQPKALPTTSAPAAQQMFPQPNTYSAAGRPPDPYRSVGLPQQMVQAPPSAGQMLAHMSRQSTPAGGAPNIASPNQAQAGALGWQGARPPFNTQQGAVPTVKSPPFGMGDFTSSPSASSSSSFGQMGSAATPIPSSAATYPTLSSSSTVTNGYSNGSQAPVQFPSRPAEAVWGQWQGQPQAQGAPNPQANQTEMFPDVLSMLDQSGNFNGEDFGEMPMFPSFNE